A single genomic interval of Streptomyces graminofaciens harbors:
- a CDS encoding phospholipase D-like domain-containing protein has product MSVGTATADDPPTWTEGPVFNDPLDTDEQYAIRDRLIELTAAALPGSTIKVAVYHVWEASVVNALVAAKNRGVNVQVLLDESSVSDRPTNTSYDSLADALGTDRTKRSYIATCPVDKSCLGDPKYGQSIMHNKFWLFSAVEGATNVVVQTTSNSTPSAHTRFFNDALLLPDNPTMYDAYADYFDTMAARDWASWEYRTVSNGLYKAYFFPRAGSTRDTDTVYSVLNNVQCTYKDSAGVTQKTWVRVAIFKITRMAIASKLVSLRKAGCNVSIVYAESDSAKSSGGTAGTWEKMHTSGGPTVRCYNDDRDPVNPGQKLTTPYIIHSKYILVDGMYDGVRNKVSFTGSGNYTGPALRENDESIVKVDDDAVHEMYKAHFNKVIGVAYPGKADTTDLCKGVKPLPADGEKPAA; this is encoded by the coding sequence ATGTCCGTCGGCACCGCGACCGCCGACGACCCGCCCACCTGGACCGAAGGCCCGGTCTTCAACGACCCGTTGGACACGGACGAGCAGTACGCGATCCGGGATCGGCTCATCGAGTTGACCGCAGCCGCGCTCCCCGGCTCCACCATCAAGGTCGCCGTCTACCACGTGTGGGAGGCGTCGGTCGTCAACGCGCTGGTCGCCGCCAAGAACCGCGGTGTCAACGTCCAGGTGCTGCTGGACGAGTCGAGCGTCAGCGACCGGCCCACCAACACCTCGTACGACAGCCTGGCCGACGCGCTCGGCACGGACCGTACGAAGAGGTCGTACATAGCGACCTGCCCCGTCGACAAGTCCTGCCTCGGGGACCCGAAGTACGGGCAGTCGATCATGCACAACAAGTTCTGGCTGTTCTCGGCGGTCGAGGGGGCGACGAACGTCGTCGTGCAGACGACCTCCAACTCCACTCCCTCCGCGCACACCAGGTTCTTCAACGACGCGCTGCTGCTGCCCGACAACCCGACGATGTACGACGCCTACGCGGACTACTTCGACACGATGGCCGCCCGGGACTGGGCGAGCTGGGAGTACCGGACCGTCAGCAACGGGCTGTACAAGGCGTACTTCTTCCCCCGGGCCGGGAGCACACGGGACACCGACACCGTGTACTCCGTGCTCAACAACGTGCAGTGCACGTACAAGGACAGCGCCGGCGTCACACAGAAGACCTGGGTGCGGGTCGCCATCTTCAAGATCACGCGGATGGCGATCGCGAGCAAGCTGGTCTCGCTGAGGAAGGCGGGCTGCAACGTCAGCATCGTGTACGCCGAGTCCGACAGCGCGAAGAGCTCGGGCGGGACGGCGGGGACGTGGGAGAAGATGCACACGTCCGGCGGGCCGACGGTGCGGTGCTACAACGACGACCGGGACCCCGTGAACCCCGGTCAGAAGCTGACGACGCCGTACATCATCCACTCCAAGTACATCCTGGTGGACGGTATGTACGACGGGGTGCGCAACAAGGTCAGCTTCACCGGCTCCGGCAACTACACCGGGCCCGCGCTGCGCGAGAACGACGAGTCGATCGTCAAGGTCGACGACGACGCCGTGCACGAGATGTACAAGGCCCACTTCAACAAGGTCATCGGAGTCGCGTACCCGGGCAAGGCGGACACCACGGACCTCTGCAAGGGTGTGAAGCCGCTGCCCGCGGACGGTGAGAAGCCCGCCGCGTGA
- the obgE gene encoding GTPase ObgE, whose product MTTFVDRVELHVAAGSGGHGCASVHREKFKPLGGPDGGNGGRGGDVILIVDQSVTTLLDYHHSPHRKATSGKPGEGGNRSGKDGQDLVLPVPDGTVVLDRAGNVLADLVGHGTSFVAAQGGRGGLGNAALASARRKAPGFALLGVPGDLRDIVLELKTVADVALVGYPSAGKSSLISVLSAAKPKIADYPFTTLVPNLGVVTAGATVYTIADVPGLIPGASQGKGLGLEFLRHVERCSVLVHVLDTATLESDRDPLSDLDIIEEELKQYGGLDNRPRIVVLNKIDVPDGKDLAEMVRPDLEARGYRVFEVSAVAHTGLKELSFGLADLVGKARAAKPKEEATRIVIRPKAVDDAGFTVVQEEDGLFRVRGEKPERWVRQTDFSNDEAVGYLADRLNRLGVEEALMKAGARSGDGVAIGPEDNAVVFDWEPTVMAGAEMLGRRGEDHRFEAPRPAVQRRRDRQAELDEVQKEYDDFEPF is encoded by the coding sequence ATGACCACCTTCGTGGACCGCGTCGAACTGCATGTCGCCGCGGGTAGCGGAGGTCACGGCTGTGCCTCCGTCCACCGTGAGAAGTTCAAGCCGCTCGGCGGCCCCGACGGCGGCAACGGCGGGCGTGGCGGTGACGTCATCCTGATCGTCGACCAGTCCGTCACCACGCTTCTCGACTACCACCACTCGCCGCACCGCAAGGCCACCAGCGGCAAGCCCGGCGAGGGCGGCAACCGCTCCGGGAAGGACGGCCAGGACCTGGTCCTGCCGGTCCCGGACGGCACCGTGGTGCTGGACAGGGCGGGCAACGTCCTCGCCGACCTCGTCGGCCACGGCACCTCGTTCGTCGCGGCGCAGGGCGGCCGCGGTGGCCTCGGCAACGCGGCGCTGGCCTCCGCCCGCCGCAAGGCGCCCGGTTTCGCGCTGCTCGGTGTGCCCGGGGATCTCCGGGACATCGTCCTGGAGTTGAAGACGGTCGCCGACGTGGCGCTGGTCGGATACCCGAGCGCGGGCAAGTCCTCGCTGATCTCGGTCCTGTCCGCCGCCAAGCCGAAGATCGCGGACTACCCCTTCACGACGCTCGTCCCGAACCTGGGCGTGGTGACGGCGGGCGCGACGGTCTACACGATCGCCGACGTGCCCGGTCTCATCCCCGGCGCCAGCCAGGGCAAGGGCCTGGGCCTGGAATTCCTCCGTCACGTGGAGCGCTGCAGCGTCCTCGTGCACGTCCTCGACACGGCGACGCTCGAATCGGACCGTGACCCCCTCTCCGACCTCGACATCATCGAGGAGGAACTGAAGCAGTACGGCGGCCTCGACAACCGGCCCCGGATCGTCGTCCTCAACAAGATCGACGTACCCGACGGCAAGGACCTCGCCGAGATGGTGCGGCCGGACCTGGAGGCACGCGGCTACCGGGTCTTCGAGGTGTCCGCGGTGGCGCACACCGGTCTGAAGGAGCTGTCGTTCGGCCTCGCCGACCTGGTCGGCAAGGCGCGCGCCGCCAAGCCGAAGGAGGAGGCGACCCGGATCGTCATCCGGCCCAAGGCCGTGGACGACGCGGGCTTCACGGTCGTACAGGAGGAGGACGGTCTCTTCCGGGTGCGTGGCGAGAAGCCCGAGCGCTGGGTACGCCAGACCGACTTCAGCAACGACGAGGCCGTGGGTTACCTCGCCGACCGGCTCAACCGCCTCGGTGTCGAGGAGGCGTTGATGAAGGCGGGCGCCCGCTCCGGCGACGGCGTGGCCATCGGCCCCGAGGACAACGCGGTCGTCTTCGACTGGGAGCCGACCGTGATGGCCGGCGCGGAGATGCTCGGCCGCCGTGGGGAGGACCACCGCTTCGAGGCGCCCCGACCGGCGGTACAGCGCCGCCGGGACCGCCAGGCGGAGCTGGACGAGGTCCAGAAGGAGTACGACGACTTCGAGCCGTTCTAG
- a CDS encoding M48 family metallopeptidase codes for MTDDNHEQDGHENVPSRQRRRFEGISSRAYEHPADRSALVALRKLSGFDTVFKALSGLLPERSLRLLFLSDSVRVSDQQFTHLNDMLRDACYILDLEKVPPMYVNQDPQPNAMCIGLDEPIIVVTTGLVELLDEEEMRAVIGHEVGHALSGHAVYRTILLFLTNLAIRIAWIPLGNIAILAIVTALREWFRKSELSADRAGLLVGQDVRASMRGLMKIAGGNHLHEMNVDAFLAQAEEYEAGGDLRDSVLKILNVLPRSHPFTTVRAAELKKWAESRDYQRIMDGHYPRRSEDRDTSVTDSFRESAAHYTSTVKNSKDPLMKLVTDIAGGAGDLGGRVRRGFGGFANGGGSAGGSGSGGTGTDTDTRPDTDTTEDRRPDGE; via the coding sequence ATGACCGACGACAACCATGAGCAGGACGGGCACGAGAACGTGCCCAGCAGGCAGCGCAGGCGCTTCGAGGGGATCTCCTCGCGGGCGTACGAACATCCCGCGGACCGCTCGGCGCTGGTGGCGCTGCGCAAGCTCAGCGGTTTCGACACGGTGTTCAAGGCCCTCAGCGGTCTGTTGCCCGAGCGCAGCCTGCGGCTGCTGTTCCTGTCCGACTCGGTACGGGTCTCGGACCAGCAGTTCACCCACCTCAACGACATGCTGCGGGACGCCTGTTACATCCTGGACCTGGAGAAGGTCCCGCCGATGTACGTGAACCAGGACCCGCAGCCGAACGCGATGTGCATCGGCCTGGACGAGCCGATCATCGTGGTGACGACCGGGCTCGTCGAGCTGCTCGACGAGGAGGAGATGCGGGCGGTCATCGGCCACGAGGTGGGCCACGCGCTCTCCGGCCACGCGGTGTACCGCACGATCCTGCTGTTCCTGACGAACCTGGCGATCAGGATCGCCTGGATCCCGCTGGGCAACATCGCGATCCTGGCGATCGTGACCGCGCTGCGCGAGTGGTTCCGCAAGTCGGAGCTGTCCGCCGACCGCGCGGGCCTCCTGGTCGGCCAGGACGTCCGGGCCTCGATGCGCGGCCTGATGAAGATCGCGGGCGGCAACCACCTGCACGAGATGAACGTGGACGCGTTCCTCGCGCAGGCCGAGGAGTACGAGGCCGGGGGCGATCTGCGCGACTCCGTGCTGAAGATCCTGAACGTGCTGCCCCGCTCGCACCCCTTCACCACCGTGCGCGCGGCCGAGCTGAAGAAGTGGGCCGAGTCCCGCGACTACCAGCGGATCATGGACGGTCACTACCCGCGGCGCAGCGAGGACAGGGACACCTCGGTGACCGACTCCTTCCGTGAGTCGGCCGCGCACTACACGAGCACTGTCAAGAACTCCAAGGACCCGCTGATGAAGCTGGTCACCGACATCGCGGGCGGTGCCGGGGACCTCGGTGGCCGGGTGCGTCGCGGCTTCGGCGGGTTCGCGAACGGTGGCGGGAGCGCCGGCGGCTCGGGGTCGGGCGGCACCGGTACCGACACCGACACCAGGCCCGACACCGACACCACCGAGGACAGGCGTCCGGACGGCGAGTGA
- the rplU gene encoding 50S ribosomal protein L21 gives MYAIVRSGGRQHKVAVGDIVEVDKISTAKVGDTVELSTLLVVDGDAVTSDPWVLAGIKVQAEVVDHHKGVKIDILRYKNKTGYRRRQGHRQQYTAIKVTEIPAAAK, from the coding sequence GTGTACGCCATCGTGCGCAGCGGTGGTCGCCAGCACAAGGTTGCTGTCGGCGACATCGTTGAGGTTGACAAGATTTCCACTGCCAAGGTTGGCGACACGGTCGAGCTCTCGACCCTGCTCGTTGTCGACGGCGACGCTGTGACCAGCGACCCGTGGGTGCTGGCCGGCATCAAGGTCCAGGCCGAGGTCGTGGACCACCACAAGGGCGTCAAGATCGACATCCTTCGCTACAAGAACAAGACCGGCTACCGCCGTCGTCAGGGCCACCGCCAGCAGTACACGGCGATCAAGGTCACTGAGATCCCCGCGGCTGCGAAGTAA
- a CDS encoding glutamate-5-semialdehyde dehydrogenase, giving the protein MTTLSPYDSMSPVTRAAYRAKGAAADLAPLPRADKDDALLAIADALEVRTSEIVEANAKDIERAREAGTSESIIDRLTLTPERIRAIAADVRDVAALPDPVGEVVRGSTLPNGIDLRQVRVPLGVVGIIYEARPNVTVDAAALCLKSGNAVLLRGSSSAYESNTALVRVLRDAVGGAGLPADAIQLVPGESRESVRELMRARGLVDVLIPRGGASLIRTVVSESTVPVIETGTGNCHVYVDAQADIDMAVEILINSKAQRVSVCNAAETLLVHQDIAPEFLPRALDALAEAGVTVHADERVLAYAKDSKATVVEATAEDWEAEYLSYDIAAAVVDSLDRAVEHIRLWTSGHTEAIVTTSQQAARRFTQLVDSTTVAVNASTRFTDGGQFGFGAEIGISTQKLHARGPMGLPELTSTKYIVTGDGHVRR; this is encoded by the coding sequence ATGACCACGCTCTCGCCGTACGACTCCATGTCCCCGGTCACCCGTGCCGCCTACCGCGCCAAGGGCGCCGCCGCCGACCTCGCGCCGCTCCCGCGCGCCGACAAGGACGACGCGCTGCTCGCCATCGCGGACGCGCTGGAGGTCCGTACGAGCGAGATCGTCGAGGCCAACGCCAAGGACATCGAGCGCGCCCGCGAGGCCGGTACCAGTGAGTCGATCATCGACCGGCTGACGCTCACGCCCGAGCGGATCCGCGCGATCGCCGCCGATGTGCGTGATGTGGCCGCGCTGCCCGACCCGGTCGGCGAGGTCGTCCGCGGCTCGACCCTGCCCAACGGCATCGACCTGCGCCAGGTCCGCGTTCCGCTCGGCGTGGTCGGCATCATCTACGAGGCCCGCCCGAACGTGACGGTCGACGCCGCCGCCCTCTGCCTGAAGTCCGGCAACGCGGTCCTGCTGCGCGGCTCGTCCTCCGCGTACGAATCGAACACCGCGCTGGTGCGTGTGCTGCGCGACGCGGTCGGCGGCGCGGGGCTGCCCGCCGACGCGATCCAGCTCGTACCGGGCGAGAGCCGCGAGTCCGTGCGCGAGCTGATGCGCGCCCGCGGCCTGGTCGACGTCCTGATCCCGCGCGGCGGCGCCTCGCTGATCCGGACGGTCGTCTCCGAGTCCACGGTCCCGGTGATCGAGACCGGCACCGGCAACTGCCACGTCTACGTCGACGCCCAGGCCGACATCGACATGGCGGTCGAGATCCTGATCAACTCCAAGGCCCAGCGGGTCAGCGTCTGCAACGCCGCCGAGACCCTCCTGGTCCACCAGGACATCGCCCCCGAGTTCCTGCCCCGCGCCCTCGACGCCCTCGCCGAGGCGGGCGTCACGGTCCACGCCGACGAGCGCGTGCTGGCCTACGCCAAGGACTCCAAGGCGACGGTGGTGGAGGCCACGGCCGAAGACTGGGAGGCGGAGTACCTGTCGTACGACATCGCGGCGGCTGTGGTCGACTCCCTCGACAGGGCCGTCGAACACATCCGCCTGTGGACCTCGGGCCACACCGAGGCCATCGTGACCACCTCCCAGCAGGCGGCCCGCCGCTTCACCCAGCTGGTCGACTCCACGACGGTCGCGGTCAACGCCTCCACGCGCTTCACCGACGGCGGCCAGTTCGGCTTCGGCGCCGAGATCGGCATCTCCACCCAGAAACTCCACGCCCGCGGCCCGATGGGCCTGCCCGAACTCACCAGCACGAAGTACATCGTCACGGGCGACGGCCACGTGCGGCGCTGA
- the nadD gene encoding nicotinate-nucleotide adenylyltransferase, giving the protein MEEQEVPTGPEHDKTSDQAPNGPGNGPSTPGRRRLGVMGGTFDPIHNGHLVAAQEVAAQFGLDEVVFVPTGQPWQKSHRSVSAAEDRYLMTVIATAENPQFSVSRIDIDRRGLTYTIDTLRELHQLNPDTDLFFITGADALAQILTWRDAEELFSLAHFIGVTRPGHTLHDPGLPAGGVSLVEVPALAISSTDCRARVAKGDPVWYLVPDGVVRYIDKRQLYRGE; this is encoded by the coding sequence ATGGAGGAGCAGGAAGTGCCTACCGGTCCGGAGCACGACAAGACCAGCGACCAGGCGCCGAACGGCCCCGGGAACGGCCCGTCCACACCCGGCCGGCGCCGCCTCGGCGTCATGGGCGGGACGTTCGACCCGATCCACAACGGGCACCTCGTCGCGGCCCAGGAGGTCGCCGCGCAGTTCGGTCTTGACGAGGTCGTGTTCGTGCCGACCGGTCAGCCGTGGCAGAAGTCCCACCGTTCGGTCTCGGCCGCCGAGGACCGCTATCTGATGACGGTGATCGCGACCGCCGAGAACCCCCAGTTCTCCGTGAGCCGCATCGACATCGACCGCCGGGGCCTGACGTACACCATCGACACCCTGCGCGAGCTGCACCAGCTCAACCCCGACACGGACCTCTTCTTCATCACCGGCGCCGACGCGCTCGCCCAGATCCTCACCTGGCGCGACGCCGAAGAGCTGTTCTCCCTGGCGCACTTCATCGGGGTCACTCGTCCGGGCCACACGCTGCACGACCCCGGCCTGCCCGCGGGCGGTGTCTCGCTCGTCGAGGTTCCCGCTCTCGCCATCTCCTCCACAGACTGTCGTGCGAGAGTCGCCAAGGGCGACCCCGTCTGGTATCTGGTGCCGGACGGCGTGGTGCGCTACATCGACAAACGGCAGCTGTACCGCGGCGAGTGA
- the proB gene encoding glutamate 5-kinase has protein sequence MAEAHRIVVKVGSSSLTTASGGLDADRVDALVDVLAKTRSGGEKEVVLVSSGAIAAGLAPLGLRRRPKDLARQQAAASVGQGLLVARYTASCARYGIRVGQVLLTSDDMSRRAHHRNASRTLDKLLAMGALPVVNENDTVATDEIRFGDNDRLAALVAHLVRADLLVLLSDVDGVYDGDPSKPGTSRIAEVRGPEDLAHVEIGSAGKAGVGTGGMVTKVEAAAIATGAGIPVVLTSAVHAADALAGRDTGTYFHPTGKRSADRLLWLQHASTPQGSLTLDDGAVRAVVERRKSLLPAGIAAVEGDFVAGDPVELRDGTGRAVARGLVNFDAKEIPQLLGRSTRELARELGPAYEREVVHRDDLVLLHP, from the coding sequence GTGGCGGAAGCCCACAGGATCGTCGTCAAGGTCGGGTCCTCGTCCCTCACCACCGCCTCCGGAGGCCTCGACGCGGACCGGGTGGACGCCCTCGTGGACGTCCTCGCCAAGACCCGCAGCGGTGGTGAGAAGGAGGTCGTGCTGGTCTCGTCCGGCGCCATCGCCGCCGGCCTCGCCCCGCTGGGCCTGCGCCGCCGCCCCAAGGACCTCGCCCGGCAGCAGGCGGCCGCCAGCGTCGGCCAGGGCCTGCTCGTGGCCCGCTACACCGCCTCCTGCGCCCGCTACGGCATCCGCGTCGGCCAGGTGCTCCTCACCTCCGACGACATGAGCCGCCGCGCCCACCACCGCAACGCCTCCCGCACCCTCGACAAACTCCTCGCGATGGGCGCCCTCCCGGTCGTCAACGAGAACGACACGGTCGCCACGGACGAGATCCGCTTCGGCGACAACGACCGCCTCGCCGCCCTCGTCGCCCACCTCGTCCGCGCCGACCTGCTGGTCCTGCTCTCGGACGTCGACGGCGTGTACGACGGCGACCCCAGCAAGCCCGGTACGTCACGCATAGCGGAAGTGCGCGGTCCCGAGGACCTCGCGCACGTCGAGATCGGCAGCGCCGGCAAGGCGGGCGTCGGCACCGGCGGCATGGTCACCAAGGTCGAGGCGGCCGCGATCGCCACCGGGGCGGGCATCCCCGTGGTGCTGACCAGCGCCGTCCACGCGGCCGACGCCCTCGCCGGCCGGGACACCGGCACGTACTTCCACCCCACGGGCAAGCGCTCCGCCGACCGGCTGCTCTGGCTCCAGCACGCCTCCACCCCCCAGGGCTCGCTCACCCTCGACGACGGTGCCGTGCGCGCGGTCGTCGAGCGCCGCAAGTCGCTGCTGCCGGCCGGAATCGCGGCGGTCGAGGGCGACTTCGTCGCGGGCGACCCGGTCGAGCTGCGGGACGGCACGGGCCGGGCGGTGGCGCGCGGGCTGGTGAACTTCGACGCCAAGGAGATCCCCCAGCTGCTCGGGCGCTCGACGCGGGAACTGGCGCGCGAGCTGGGTCCCGCGTACGAACGAGAGGTCGTACACAGGGACGATCTGGTCCTCCTGCACCCCTGA
- the rpmA gene encoding 50S ribosomal protein L27: MAHKKGASSTRNGRDSNAQRLGVKRFGGQVVNAGEILVRQRGTHFHPGAGVGRGKDDTLFALNAGAVEFGTSRGRKVVNIVPVG, translated from the coding sequence ATGGCACACAAGAAGGGCGCATCGTCCACTCGGAACGGTCGCGACTCCAACGCTCAGCGGCTCGGCGTGAAGCGCTTCGGCGGTCAGGTCGTCAACGCCGGTGAGATCCTGGTCCGCCAGCGCGGCACCCACTTCCACCCGGGTGCGGGCGTCGGCCGTGGCAAGGACGACACGCTGTTCGCGCTGAACGCCGGAGCGGTCGAGTTCGGCACCAGCCGTGGCCGCAAGGTCGTGAACATCGTTCCGGTCGGCTGA